The Myxococcales bacterium genomic sequence TGTGAAACGCCCCGACTCCCGCCCCGAGGGGGACGAAGGCTTCCTCGAGCTTGGGGATCATGCCGCCCGTGACCGACCCGCTGGCGATGGCCGCCTGGGCCTCGGCTACGGTGAGGTGACTGAGGCGACTTGCGGGATCGCTGGCGTCCTTTCGTAGGCCACCGACGCCCGACACCGCCACGAACGTGGGCGCGGCGAGCGCTTCGGCGAGGCGGCTGGCGACGAGGTCGGCGTTGAGGTTCAGAACGGGCGCTTCACCAGCGGAGGCGTAGCCCAGGCAGGAGAGCACCGGCAGGCGTCCGTCGCCCCACAGGGTCTCGAGGAGCGCCAGATCGAAGCCCACCACGTCACCAACGAGCCCGAGATCGACGGGGCCCGGGGGCCCTCCCGAGATGACGCGCGGAGGCCGCTTCCCCGCCCGGACGGCCCCGCTGCCCGCGTGCAAACCCACGGGCCGCGCCCCTGCCCTTAGCAAAGCGGCGCAGAGCTGGACGTTCAACTGGCCCGCCACGACCATGGTGAGCACCTCCAGGGTGCCGGCGTCCGTGACCCTGCGCCCCGCCACCGTCTGCGTGTCGACGCCAAGCCGGCGCGCAAGAGCGGTCACCTGGGGGCCTCCTCCGTGGACGAGCCCAAAACGATGTTGCGGGTGTTCAGCCACCGCGCGGGCGATGTCCTCTGCCACGACGGTCCGCACGCCGTCCGCCAAAACGTCTCCGCCCAGTTTGACGACGATGCAGCCCATGGTCGCCTCACTCTGCGAAGGGGTCGAGAGGCATGGCTGACGCGCGCCGCCGCTGGCCTGGCGACGGCCGTCGGGCCGCTTTCGCCTTCACGGGCAGCGCCTCGAGCTTGGCGAACACGGGTTTGTCGATATCGGGGATCACCCGGAGCTGGGCGCTCTCGAAGCCCTCGAGGCGCAGGGTGAGGTCGAGCGGGCTGGCGCTGCGGTCGAGCGAGAGGGTATGCGGCGTCGTACCAAGCAGAGTGCCCTGTGTATCCACGATGTCTGCGCCCTGAGGAAAGGAGTCCACCGAGATCTGCGTGGTGGGGGCAAGCAGAGGCTCTGCGGGAGGCGGCGGGGCCGCGGGGATGACCGATGCGGGCGGGGGCGCCGCCCCGGGGGCCGCTCGTCTCGAAACGCCGAAGGCCCACAGAGCCAGCAGCGTGCCCAATCCGAGCCCCATCCCCAGCGTTCTCCTTCGGCTTTGGCCCACCCAGCGAAGCGTCCGCAGCAAGATTGCGCTCGTCCGCGCTGGCAACGCGGTGTCATGGCGATCGTGAACTCCGCGCCCTGACGGCGGGTCCTCGAACGGAGCGTCTTCGTGGCCCTTTGCCGCCGCGGCGTCTTCGGCTTCGGCCAACGCCAGCGAGATGGCCGAGAGCTCCTTGGGCAGAATGCGATCTTTGCTCTCGGTGACCTCGTCCTTGAAGAGTTCGCGAAGAAAGTTCGGGAGCCTCTGGCTGAAGTAGCGCATCTCGTGCAAGGCCGTCTCCAGGTCCAAGGCCATCGCCTTGCAGCTTGAATAGCGGAGGTCCGGGTCACGCGCGAGCGCCCTGGCGACGATGGCATCCACCTTGGGGGTGACACCCGCATTGATGCTGGATGGTGGTGGCACGGGCATCTCGAGGATCGCCTTCATCGCCGCCAGGGGGTGGTCCGCCTTGAACAGCCGCTGGCCGGTCAGGCACTCGTGG encodes the following:
- the argB gene encoding acetylglutamate kinase, encoding MGCIVVKLGGDVLADGVRTVVAEDIARAVAEHPQHRFGLVHGGGPQVTALARRLGVDTQTVAGRRVTDAGTLEVLTMVVAGQLNVQLCAALLRAGARPVGLHAGSGAVRAGKRPPRVISGGPPGPVDLGLVGDVVGFDLALLETLWGDGRLPVLSCLGYASAGEAPVLNLNADLVASRLAEALAAPTFVAVSGVGGLRKDASDPASRLSHLTVAEAQAAIASGSVTGGMIPKLEEAFVPLGAGVGAFHIVGPGEVRAALGSPGSVGTLLSP
- a CDS encoding serine/threonine protein kinase, which translates into the protein MAAAVKMSVQPERYGRYVLLEKIGQGGMAEVFRAVARGTQGFQRVLVVKRILPEMSRDPRFVQMFIDEAKICALISHPNVVQVYEFGRLADTHFLTMEYVHGRNLSAVMEKLAVDNELPPADVICEVARQTCLGLHHAHMMTGTDGNPLQIIHRDVTPANIMLGFNGAVKVLDFGIARAAEEVKETKTQAGAVKGKVAYLAPEQIHRRPVDHRIDVFALGVVLHECLTGQRLFKADHPLAAMKAILEMPVPPPSSINAGVTPKVDAIVARALARDPDLRYSSCKAMALDLETALHEMRYFSQRLPNFLRELFKDEVTESKDRILPKELSAISLALAEAEDAAAAKGHEDAPFEDPPSGRGVHDRHDTALPARTSAILLRTLRWVGQSRRRTLGMGLGLGTLLALWAFGVSRRAAPGAAPPPASVIPAAPPPPAEPLLAPTTQISVDSFPQGADIVDTQGTLLGTTPHTLSLDRSASPLDLTLRLEGFESAQLRVIPDIDKPVFAKLEALPVKAKAARRPSPGQRRRASAMPLDPFAE